A window from Primulina eburnea isolate SZY01 chromosome 2, ASM2296580v1, whole genome shotgun sequence encodes these proteins:
- the LOC140824689 gene encoding uncharacterized protein translates to MASPSFSPSQTRFLALFFSAFLLLVHPFSAAAPEYSPSPSPQSPAGVLSPPPGTPSPSPANSHYSPPAPPPQTPSPSPAPSPAADEQKSPPPVPVGNGGVNHENQTNADESDDGSSGGMSGGKKAGIAIGVIGAASIVGIGAFVYKKRQQNLRRSEYGYAARREFL, encoded by the coding sequence ATGGCTTCTCCATCTTTCTCCCCAAGTCAAACCCGCTTTCTAGCCCTTTTCTTCTCTGCATTCCTCCTCCTCGTCCATCCCTTTTCCGCCGCCGCGCCGGAGTACTCTCCTTCCCCTTCCCCTCAGTCTCCTGCAGGAGTCCTCTCACCTCCGCCGGGTACCCCTTCACCGTCTCCCGCCAACAGCCATTACTCCCCTCCCGCGCCTCCACCCCAAACTCCCTCCCCTTCCCCTGCTCCATCCCCAGCGGCAGATGAACAGAAGTCTCCTCCGCCGGTACCTGTGGGCAACGGCGGCGTTAACCATGAGAATCAGACGAATGCGGATGAGTCGGACGACGGGTCCTCTGGTGGGATGAGCGGAGGGAAGAAAGCTGGTATCGCGATCGGAGTCATCGGCGCGGCGTCCATTGTTGGAATCGGAGCGTTTGTTTACAAGAAGCGACAGCAGAACCTCCGCCGCTCGGAATACGGATACGCCGCCAGGAGAGAGTTTCTGTAG